A genomic window from Glycine max cultivar Williams 82 chromosome 17, Glycine_max_v4.0, whole genome shotgun sequence includes:
- the LOC100792079 gene encoding uncharacterized protein → MYGKPPPTIPHYIPSLTNNEVVESLVATRQVMHDKLQKRLKKAQDSMKKYADARREDVTFFVGQWVYVKLRPTRQRSVAGVNHSKLSKCYFGPFKILARIGEVAYRLELPARARIHPVFHCSLLRQYHGAPPSTTEPRPLEIIGHKPLQRPLCILDSKLDSSTSPPTQLVLTQWAEQPPEDTS, encoded by the coding sequence ATGTATGGCAAACCTCCACCAACAATCCCCCATTACATTCCTAGCTTAACCAACAATGAAGTTGTTGAGTCCCTAGTTGCAACTCGTCAGGTTATGCATGATAAGTTGCAGAAGAGACTGAAAAAGGCTCAAGACTCCATGAAGAAATATGCAGATGCTCGACGCGAAGACGTAACCTTTTTTGTGGGTCAATGGGTCTACGTAAAGCTCCGCCCAACCCGCCAGCGCTCGGTTGCTGGAGTCAACCATTCGAAACTATCAAAATGTTACTTCGGACCCTTCAAGATCCTGGCTCGAATAGGGGAGGTCGCGTACCGATTGGAACTTCCGGCGAGAGCACGCATTCACCCTGTTTTCCACTGCTCCTTATTGCGCCAGTATCACGGAGCTCCGCCCTCAACAACGGAGCCTAGGCCTCTGGAAATCATAGGCCATAAGCCCTTGCAACGCCCCCTTTGCATCTTGGATAGCAAGCTTGATTCTTCTACATCCCCTCCAACTCAACTGGTCCTAACCCAATGGGCCGAGCAACCTCCCGAAGACACCTCCTAG